From Kineosporia succinea, the proteins below share one genomic window:
- a CDS encoding tyrosine-type recombinase/integrase produces the protein MFESQLEPVDPLPAASFVPDEFEVGNGDAWPLFVRAWLIAQRAQNTVKTYATAELQWRQFCGGRSLHPLDARRGDVDDWRGHIQASGGFHGRPASANTVRLKLAAVSSLYAYLVGEDILASSPAAHIKRPRGGDFSATAALDTGQAARFLEAAQGLGEVSYVAMRVLLGRGLRATELVSLDVSDVRHHFGHVTLTVTHKGGRRQELPLSPGTGHLVSEYIGERTSGPLLVNAQGGRLTYWDLYNLTVRVSRRARVGLDVTPHVLRASHATIYLDQAGAQIDRLQDGMGHASLNNTKAYDRGAGTLGRLASVATAVEDAFLG, from the coding sequence GTGTTCGAGTCCCAGCTGGAGCCGGTCGATCCGCTGCCGGCCGCGTCGTTCGTGCCTGATGAGTTCGAGGTCGGGAACGGGGATGCGTGGCCGCTTTTCGTGCGGGCGTGGCTGATCGCGCAGCGGGCGCAGAACACGGTGAAGACGTATGCGACGGCAGAGCTGCAGTGGCGTCAGTTCTGTGGGGGGCGCTCGCTGCATCCGCTGGACGCGCGCCGGGGTGATGTCGACGACTGGCGCGGGCACATCCAGGCCAGTGGGGGCTTTCACGGGCGGCCGGCGTCGGCGAACACGGTGCGGCTGAAGCTGGCGGCGGTGTCGTCGCTGTACGCGTACCTGGTGGGTGAGGACATCCTCGCGTCCTCCCCCGCGGCGCACATCAAGCGTCCGCGAGGTGGTGACTTCTCGGCGACCGCGGCGCTGGACACCGGGCAGGCGGCGAGGTTCCTGGAGGCGGCGCAGGGCCTGGGTGAGGTGTCGTACGTGGCGATGCGGGTGCTGCTCGGGCGGGGGTTGCGGGCCACCGAGCTGGTCAGTCTCGACGTGAGCGACGTGCGTCATCACTTCGGGCACGTGACGCTGACGGTCACGCACAAGGGTGGGCGCCGGCAGGAGCTGCCCCTGTCCCCCGGCACGGGTCATCTGGTCAGTGAGTACATCGGCGAGCGCACGTCGGGTCCGTTGCTGGTGAATGCGCAGGGTGGGCGGCTGACGTACTGGGATCTGTACAACCTGACGGTGCGGGTGTCGCGGCGGGCCCGGGTGGGGCTGGACGTGACGCCGCACGTGCTGAGGGCTTCTCACGCGACGATCTACCTGGATCAGGCGGGGGCGCAGATCGATCGTCTGCAGGACGGGATGGGCCACGCGAGCCTGAACAACACCAAGGCGTACGACCGGGGGGCGGGCACGCTGGGGCGTCTGGCGAGTGTGGCGACCGCGGTGGAGGACGCCTTCCTGGGGTAG
- a CDS encoding helix-turn-helix domain-containing protein, with the protein MSDGAGSAGAPGAAREELAECLSGLKERCGKSYTVLARRTGISRSTLHRYCQGAGVPESFSVVETIAAGCGASRDELLRLHRLWVRATADEAPAETGWQTPRGGERTPLTDGGGRLDGPDGPVGRAGRRGVRAGAVVLLVVCVGVVFVAVVGAGVLLGVPGGWFGSVAGSGSVSALGGAQEFYGPAWRDSPKPVPERFFGVTVNSSTGLMPDSALTGVSAVRLWDSGSTWAKIEPRRGTFDWSTPDRLVAGAQRAGLPVLFTFGATPSWASPRGPRAPYDDGSRASAPDRLEDWDAFVAAVVGRYGDRVEAYELWNLAPSPQFFTGSARTLVEMTRRASAIVRDGAPGADVVCPGLGDQWNVRSREYLAQFAQLGGFSYCDVASVKLHQRENGRSPESVVELAGLIEATMRRSGVVMRTWNTGTAYRLATADHLDQERAGDYAVRFYLVGLYVRYERSYFYNWGGTRIPIVLQPVGGRATRAAVMVGRLRSWLRGAQITQCGHGATDGLPPTVWQCWFLLPDPEPASEAPPPEPPHEVPSATSGGGNDGDGASLVPGGRPAVIRWTESGTADITLGSGARRVRELDGSSAEVSPGDAVRIGERPVLIEFG; encoded by the coding sequence TTGAGCGATGGCGCAGGTTCGGCAGGTGCACCGGGGGCGGCCCGCGAGGAGCTGGCCGAGTGTCTGAGCGGGCTGAAAGAGCGCTGCGGCAAGAGCTATACGGTGCTGGCGCGGCGCACGGGCATCAGCCGCTCGACGTTGCACCGGTACTGCCAGGGAGCAGGTGTTCCGGAGTCGTTCAGTGTCGTCGAGACCATCGCGGCGGGGTGCGGTGCGAGCCGCGATGAACTCCTGCGACTGCACCGGTTGTGGGTGCGCGCGACCGCTGACGAGGCACCCGCAGAAACCGGATGGCAGACGCCTCGGGGCGGCGAGCGCACCCCGCTCACCGATGGCGGCGGCAGGCTGGACGGGCCGGACGGGCCGGTCGGGCGGGCGGGCCGGCGGGGTGTGCGTGCCGGGGCCGTGGTGCTCCTGGTGGTGTGCGTCGGGGTGGTGTTCGTCGCGGTGGTGGGTGCGGGGGTTCTGCTCGGGGTGCCGGGCGGGTGGTTCGGTTCCGTGGCGGGGTCCGGGTCGGTGAGTGCTCTGGGTGGGGCGCAGGAGTTCTACGGGCCGGCGTGGCGGGACTCCCCGAAACCGGTGCCGGAGCGGTTCTTCGGGGTGACGGTGAACAGTTCCACGGGGCTGATGCCGGATTCCGCGCTCACCGGGGTGAGTGCGGTACGTCTGTGGGACAGCGGGTCCACGTGGGCGAAGATCGAGCCGCGGCGGGGCACGTTCGACTGGTCGACCCCCGACCGGCTGGTGGCGGGCGCGCAGCGGGCGGGGCTGCCGGTGCTGTTCACGTTCGGGGCGACCCCGTCGTGGGCGAGTCCGCGGGGGCCGCGAGCGCCGTACGACGACGGGTCGCGGGCCTCCGCCCCGGATCGGCTCGAGGACTGGGACGCGTTCGTGGCGGCGGTCGTGGGCCGGTACGGCGACCGGGTGGAGGCGTACGAGCTGTGGAACCTGGCTCCCTCGCCGCAGTTCTTCACGGGCAGTGCGCGCACGCTGGTGGAGATGACCCGGCGGGCCAGCGCGATCGTGAGGGACGGCGCGCCGGGCGCGGACGTGGTGTGCCCGGGTCTGGGTGATCAGTGGAACGTGCGCTCGCGGGAGTACCTGGCGCAGTTCGCGCAGCTGGGCGGGTTCTCGTACTGCGACGTGGCGTCGGTGAAGCTGCACCAGCGCGAGAACGGGCGCTCGCCGGAATCGGTGGTGGAGCTGGCGGGGCTGATCGAGGCGACGATGCGTCGTTCCGGGGTGGTGATGCGTACCTGGAACACGGGCACGGCCTACCGGCTGGCGACGGCCGATCATCTGGACCAGGAGCGGGCCGGTGACTATGCGGTGCGGTTCTATCTCGTCGGGCTGTACGTGCGGTATGAGCGCTCGTACTTCTACAACTGGGGCGGCACGCGGATACCGATCGTGCTGCAACCGGTCGGGGGCCGGGCGACCCGGGCGGCGGTGATGGTCGGGCGGTTGCGGAGCTGGCTGCGCGGCGCGCAGATCACGCAGTGCGGGCACGGCGCCACCGACGGGCTCCCGCCCACCGTGTGGCAGTGCTGGTTCCTGCTGCCGGACCCGGAACCGGCCTCCGAGGCGCCGCCCCCCGAGCCGCCGCACGAGGTTCCCTCCGCCACCAGCGGCGGAGGAAATGACGGGGATGGCGCGAGTCTGGTTCCGGGTGGGCGGCCGGCGGTGATCCGGTGGACCGAGTCCGGCACGGCTGACATCACTCTGGGGTCCGGGGCCCGGCGGGTACGGGAGCTGGACGGGTCCTCGGCCGAGGTGTCGCCGGGGGATGCGGTGCGTATCGGTGAGCGCCCCGTCCTGATCGAGTTCGGCTGA